One Paroedura picta isolate Pp20150507F chromosome 16, Ppicta_v3.0, whole genome shotgun sequence genomic region harbors:
- the LOC143825838 gene encoding uncharacterized protein LOC143825838 isoform X2 produces the protein MPGPPSPAHASAGGRLPRGRGLAASDLRRHGAAVPRLPRCLAGERPPRAAPSAFSCCCATGLQKSPSRSQLPRSSDHSSAWLASASGPQPPPPPPPPARPARILVCSVRREAVGTRAPLGQVIYDARRPPPSHPWKSPAWLQ, from the exons ATGCCAGGGCCGCCGTCCCCTGCCCATGCTTCTGCAGGAGGCCGCCTGCCCAGAGGCCGCGGACTGGCTGCTTCGGATCTTCGGCGGCATGGTGCTGCTGTGCCTCGCCTCCCACGCTGTCTCGCTG GAGAAAGACCCCCGCGAGCCGCCCCCAGCGCCTTTTCCTGCTGCTGCGCCACCGGCCTGCAAAAGTCCCCCTCGCGCTCACAGCTGCCCCGCAGCTCCGACCACTCCAGCGCCTGGCTGGCCTCCGCCTCCGGTCCACAGCCtccgccgcctccccctcccccagcccggcCTGCCAGGATCCTAGTCTGCTCGGTACGGCGGGAGGCTGTGGGGACCCGGGCACCACTCGGCCAGGTCATCTACGATGCCCGCCGgccacccccaagccatccctGGAAGAGCCCAGCCTGGCTGCAGTAG
- the LOC143825836 gene encoding uncharacterized protein LOC143825836 isoform X2: protein MWLALILLTQILHREILIPAEGQSPEPKVQLVKSKWPLKDCQGMERQSGEAQSAGCVCEQQYQVCQPLQLSAMANESVTLPCHFSFPQSWEPSHHAQVHWRLGHFHSQRYLFICCWNLTHIDQDFQGRVSLAREEGQPYTASIRIVALRESDTQLYFCRVSVETKEGKKEWQTIHGTNLTVTAQHPPKRQNDTTPPALSLHAGVLTGAVLLGAVLLLGLAILLLARGKGQQPSRSRRRKGPMARRSAAEESKPPFARSRFCRLLGSQAWSTPAWCCPTPSTGRGPGAQPTHPRKRALTRPSSTEKAATHREEEGAPRRCPDGSRGGSCFLGPADPPGRAVKERASCACAGGRGRALHNSSPPRVCGH from the exons ATGTGGCTAGCCCTGATCCTGCTGACTCAGATCCTGCACAGAG AGATCTTGATCCCAGCTGAAGGTCAGTCCCCAGAGCCAAAAGTCCAGCTGGTCAAGAGCAAATGGCCCCTGAAGGATTGCCAAGGCATGGAACGCCAGTCAGGAGAAGCACAGTCAG CTGgctgtgtctgtgagcagcaatATCAAGTGTGCCAGCCCCTCCAGCTCTCTGCCATGGCCAATGAGTCCGTCACTCTGCCCTGCCACTTCTCCTTCCCCCAGAGCTGGGAGCCATCTCATCATGCCCAGGTCCACTGGCGCTTGGGACACTTCCATTCCCAGCGCTATTTGTTCATTTGCTGCTGGAACTTGACACACATTGACCAGGATTTCCAGGGGCGAGTCTCTCTggccagagaggaggggcagccgtACACAGCTTCCATCCGCATAGTGGCCCTCAGGGAATCTGATACCCAGCTTTACTTCTGTCGTGTCTCCGTGGAGACAAAAGAGGGCAAAAAGGAGTGGCAGACCATCCATGGGACCAACCTGACAGTCACAG CCCAGCATCCCCCAAAGAGACAGAATGACACCACACCACCCGCCCTCAGCCTCCATGCAGGGGTGTTGACCGGAGCCGTCCTGCTTGGAGCTGTCCTCCTTCTGGGTCTGGCGATCCTCCTCCTTGCCCGGGGAAAAG GGCAGCAGCCAtcgaggagcaggaggaggaagggcccGATGGCCAGGCGCTCCGCTGCAGAG GAGTCCAAGCCTCCCTTCGCGAGAAGCCGCTTCTGCCGGCTCCTGGGGAGCCAGGCCTGGTCTACGCCAGCTTGGTGCTGCCCGACGCCCTCGACAGGAAGAGGCCCTGGGGCACAGCCCACACACCCGAGGAAGAGAGCCCTTACGCGGCCGTCCAGCACTGAGAAAGCAGCCACCCACcgggaagaggagggggctcCTCGGCGCTGTCCTGACGGGAGCCGGGGAGGGAGCTGCTTTCTGGGCCCGGCTGACCCGCCTggcagggctgtcaaggaaagGGCCAGCTGTGCCTGTGCAGGAGGGCGGGGGAGGGCCCTCCACAACAGCTCCCCACCCAGAGTCTGTGGTCATTAA
- the LOC143825835 gene encoding 2-acylglycerol O-acyltransferase 2-A-like isoform X2 produces MHSFQPLHAGCKPTSAPGPRAGRNFPRGRGREWANGRGQAPIKAAPDLAQGASPRFSAASAMWVRFAPLRLPVRRRLQTAAVLQWVFSFLALAQCCLGLFALLLLGEGWALAALYAAWLYLDWDTPARGGRRSAWLVKVADLDPKRNYVFGFHPHGVLVAGAFGNFCTEATGFRQLFPGLTPHLLMLPFWFKVPFFRDYIMSGGLVSSEKASASYLLSREGGGQVAVVAVGGPPESLEARPGAFTLQIQNRKGFIKMALQHGAALVPVFSFGENELFNQVSNPEGSFLRTLQERLQKAMGLALPLFHARGVFQYSFGLLPFRRPIHTVVGAPILMPKTPNPSLEAIDQWHKTYLEKLVQLFEVHKVQFGVPEDKHLNLI; encoded by the exons atgCACTCTTTTCAGCCCCTGCACGCGGGCTGTAAACCAACCAGTGCCCCAGGCCCACGCGCCGGCCGCAATTTCCCAAGGGGGCGAGGCCGAGAGTGGGCGAATGGGCGGGGCCAGGCCCCGATAAAGGCCGCGCCTGACTTGGCCCAGGGCGCCTCGCCTCGCTTCTCGGCCGCCAGCGCCATGTGGGTCCGCTTCGCCCCCTTGCGCCTGCCCGTCCGCCGGCGCCTGCAAACGGCGGCGGTCCTACAGTGGGTCTTCTCTTTCTTGGCGCTGG CGCAGTGCTGCCTGGGCCTCttcgcgctgctgctgctgggggagggCTGGGCGCTGGCCGCCCTGTACGCCGCCTGGCTCTACCTGGACTGGGACACGCCTGCCCGCGGCGGACGCCGCTCGGCCTGG CTGGTGAAGGTGGCCGACCTGGACCCCAAGCGCAACTACGTTTTTGGCTTCCACCCCCACGGGGTGCTGGTGGCGGGGGCCTTTGGGAACTTCTGCACCGAAGCCACCGGCTTCCGCCAGCTCTTCCCGGGCCTCACCCCCCATCTGCTGATGCTCCCCTTCTGGTTCAAAGTACCCTTTTTCCGTGACTACATCATGAGTGGTG GGCTGGTGTCCTCTGAGAAAGCTAGCGCCTCCTACCTGCTCAGCCGAGAAGGAGGGGGGCAGGTAGCAGTGGTTGCCGTTGGCGGGCCGCCGGAGTCCCTGGAGGCCCGTCCTGGGGCTTTCACCCTCCAGATCCAAAATCGCAAGGGCTTCATCAAGATGGCGCTGCAGCATGG AGCGGCGCTGGTGCCTGTCTTCTCATTTGGGGAGAACGAACTCTTTAACCAGGTTTCAAACCCAGAGGGCTCCTTCCTCCGCACCCTGCAAGAGCGACTCCAGAAGGCCATGGGGCTGGCACTGCCCCTCTTCCATGCCCGGGGGGTCTTCCAATACAGCTTTGGGCTTCTGCCTTTCCGGAGGCCCATCCATACCGTGG TGGGGGCCCCTATCCTCATGCCCAAGACCCCCAATCCTTCTCTGGAAGCCATTGACCAGTGGCACAAGACTTACCTGGAGAAGCTTGTCCAGTTGTTTGAGGTCCACAAAGTCCAGTTTGGTGTGCCAGAGGACAAACATCTCAACTTGATCTAG
- the LOC143825838 gene encoding uncharacterized protein LOC143825838 isoform X1, with translation MLLQEAACPEAADWLLRIFGGMVLLCLASHAVSLLRRPPRGSHRRAPRRHAPPGERPPRAAPSAFSCCCATGLQKSPSRSQLPRSSDHSSAWLASASGPQPPPPPPPPARPARILVCSVRREAVGTRAPLGQVIYDARRPPPSHPWKSPAWLQ, from the exons ATGCTTCTGCAGGAGGCCGCCTGCCCAGAGGCCGCGGACTGGCTGCTTCGGATCTTCGGCGGCATGGTGCTGCTGTGCCTCGCCTCCCACGCTGTCTCGCTG CTCCGCCGGCCTCCGCGGGGATCACACAGGAGAGCTCCGCGCCGCCACGCTCCTCCGG GAGAAAGACCCCCGCGAGCCGCCCCCAGCGCCTTTTCCTGCTGCTGCGCCACCGGCCTGCAAAAGTCCCCCTCGCGCTCACAGCTGCCCCGCAGCTCCGACCACTCCAGCGCCTGGCTGGCCTCCGCCTCCGGTCCACAGCCtccgccgcctccccctcccccagcccggcCTGCCAGGATCCTAGTCTGCTCGGTACGGCGGGAGGCTGTGGGGACCCGGGCACCACTCGGCCAGGTCATCTACGATGCCCGCCGgccacccccaagccatccctGGAAGAGCCCAGCCTGGCTGCAGTAG
- the LOC143825836 gene encoding paired immunoglobulin-like type 2 receptor alpha isoform X4: MWLALILLTQILHREILIPAEGQSPEPKVQLVKSKWPLKDCQGMERQSGEAQSAGCVCEQQYQVCQPLQLSAMANESVTLPCHFSFPQSWEPSHHAQVHWRLGHFHSQRYLFICCWNLTHIDQDFQGRVSLAREEGQPYTASIRIVALRESDTQLYFCRVSVETKEGKKEWQTIHGTNLTVTAAQHPPKRQNDTTPPALSLHAGVLTGAVLLGAVLLLGLAILLLARGKGHGQKRTEARAAAIEEQEEEGPDGQALRCRGVQASLREKPLLPAPGEPGLVYASLVLPDALDRKRPWGTAHTPEEESPYAAVQH; the protein is encoded by the exons ATGTGGCTAGCCCTGATCCTGCTGACTCAGATCCTGCACAGAG AGATCTTGATCCCAGCTGAAGGTCAGTCCCCAGAGCCAAAAGTCCAGCTGGTCAAGAGCAAATGGCCCCTGAAGGATTGCCAAGGCATGGAACGCCAGTCAGGAGAAGCACAGTCAG CTGgctgtgtctgtgagcagcaatATCAAGTGTGCCAGCCCCTCCAGCTCTCTGCCATGGCCAATGAGTCCGTCACTCTGCCCTGCCACTTCTCCTTCCCCCAGAGCTGGGAGCCATCTCATCATGCCCAGGTCCACTGGCGCTTGGGACACTTCCATTCCCAGCGCTATTTGTTCATTTGCTGCTGGAACTTGACACACATTGACCAGGATTTCCAGGGGCGAGTCTCTCTggccagagaggaggggcagccgtACACAGCTTCCATCCGCATAGTGGCCCTCAGGGAATCTGATACCCAGCTTTACTTCTGTCGTGTCTCCGTGGAGACAAAAGAGGGCAAAAAGGAGTGGCAGACCATCCATGGGACCAACCTGACAGTCACAG CAGCCCAGCATCCCCCAAAGAGACAGAATGACACCACACCACCCGCCCTCAGCCTCCATGCAGGGGTGTTGACCGGAGCCGTCCTGCTTGGAGCTGTCCTCCTTCTGGGTCTGGCGATCCTCCTCCTTGCCCGGGGAAAAG GTCATGGCCAAAAGAGAACAGAAGCCCG GGCAGCAGCCAtcgaggagcaggaggaggaagggcccGATGGCCAGGCGCTCCGCTGCAGAG GAGTCCAAGCCTCCCTTCGCGAGAAGCCGCTTCTGCCGGCTCCTGGGGAGCCAGGCCTGGTCTACGCCAGCTTGGTGCTGCCCGACGCCCTCGACAGGAAGAGGCCCTGGGGCACAGCCCACACACCCGAGGAAGAGAGCCCTTACGCGGCCGTCCAGCACTGA
- the LOC143825835 gene encoding 2-acylglycerol O-acyltransferase 2-B-like isoform X1: protein MHSFQPLHAGCKPTSAPGPRAGRNFPRGRGREWANGRGQAPIKAAPDLAQGASPRFSAASAMWVRFAPLRLPVRRRLQTAAVLQWVFSFLALAQCCLGLFALLLLGEGWALAALYAAWLYLDWDTPARGGRRSAWVRSWAVWRYFRDYFPITLVKVADLDPKRNYVFGFHPHGVLVAGAFGNFCTEATGFRQLFPGLTPHLLMLPFWFKVPFFRDYIMSGGLVSSEKASASYLLSREGGGQVAVVAVGGPPESLEARPGAFTLQIQNRKGFIKMALQHGAALVPVFSFGENELFNQVSNPEGSFLRTLQERLQKAMGLALPLFHARGVFQYSFGLLPFRRPIHTVVGAPILMPKTPNPSLEAIDQWHKTYLEKLVQLFEVHKVQFGVPEDKHLNLI from the exons atgCACTCTTTTCAGCCCCTGCACGCGGGCTGTAAACCAACCAGTGCCCCAGGCCCACGCGCCGGCCGCAATTTCCCAAGGGGGCGAGGCCGAGAGTGGGCGAATGGGCGGGGCCAGGCCCCGATAAAGGCCGCGCCTGACTTGGCCCAGGGCGCCTCGCCTCGCTTCTCGGCCGCCAGCGCCATGTGGGTCCGCTTCGCCCCCTTGCGCCTGCCCGTCCGCCGGCGCCTGCAAACGGCGGCGGTCCTACAGTGGGTCTTCTCTTTCTTGGCGCTGG CGCAGTGCTGCCTGGGCCTCttcgcgctgctgctgctgggggagggCTGGGCGCTGGCCGCCCTGTACGCCGCCTGGCTCTACCTGGACTGGGACACGCCTGCCCGCGGCGGACGCCGCTCGGCCTGGGTACGCAGCTGGGCCGTCTGGCGCTACTTCCGCGACTACTTCCCCATCAcg CTGGTGAAGGTGGCCGACCTGGACCCCAAGCGCAACTACGTTTTTGGCTTCCACCCCCACGGGGTGCTGGTGGCGGGGGCCTTTGGGAACTTCTGCACCGAAGCCACCGGCTTCCGCCAGCTCTTCCCGGGCCTCACCCCCCATCTGCTGATGCTCCCCTTCTGGTTCAAAGTACCCTTTTTCCGTGACTACATCATGAGTGGTG GGCTGGTGTCCTCTGAGAAAGCTAGCGCCTCCTACCTGCTCAGCCGAGAAGGAGGGGGGCAGGTAGCAGTGGTTGCCGTTGGCGGGCCGCCGGAGTCCCTGGAGGCCCGTCCTGGGGCTTTCACCCTCCAGATCCAAAATCGCAAGGGCTTCATCAAGATGGCGCTGCAGCATGG AGCGGCGCTGGTGCCTGTCTTCTCATTTGGGGAGAACGAACTCTTTAACCAGGTTTCAAACCCAGAGGGCTCCTTCCTCCGCACCCTGCAAGAGCGACTCCAGAAGGCCATGGGGCTGGCACTGCCCCTCTTCCATGCCCGGGGGGTCTTCCAATACAGCTTTGGGCTTCTGCCTTTCCGGAGGCCCATCCATACCGTGG TGGGGGCCCCTATCCTCATGCCCAAGACCCCCAATCCTTCTCTGGAAGCCATTGACCAGTGGCACAAGACTTACCTGGAGAAGCTTGTCCAGTTGTTTGAGGTCCACAAAGTCCAGTTTGGTGTGCCAGAGGACAAACATCTCAACTTGATCTAG
- the LOC143825836 gene encoding uncharacterized protein LOC143825836 isoform X1, whose product MWLALILLTQILHREILIPAEGQSPEPKVQLVKSKWPLKDCQGMERQSGEAQSAGCVCEQQYQVCQPLQLSAMANESVTLPCHFSFPQSWEPSHHAQVHWRLGHFHSQRYLFICCWNLTHIDQDFQGRVSLAREEGQPYTASIRIVALRESDTQLYFCRVSVETKEGKKEWQTIHGTNLTVTAAQHPPKRQNDTTPPALSLHAGVLTGAVLLGAVLLLGLAILLLARGKGQQPSRSRRRKGPMARRSAAEESKPPFARSRFCRLLGSQAWSTPAWCCPTPSTGRGPGAQPTHPRKRALTRPSSTEKAATHREEEGAPRRCPDGSRGGSCFLGPADPPGRAVKERASCACAGGRGRALHNSSPPRVCGH is encoded by the exons ATGTGGCTAGCCCTGATCCTGCTGACTCAGATCCTGCACAGAG AGATCTTGATCCCAGCTGAAGGTCAGTCCCCAGAGCCAAAAGTCCAGCTGGTCAAGAGCAAATGGCCCCTGAAGGATTGCCAAGGCATGGAACGCCAGTCAGGAGAAGCACAGTCAG CTGgctgtgtctgtgagcagcaatATCAAGTGTGCCAGCCCCTCCAGCTCTCTGCCATGGCCAATGAGTCCGTCACTCTGCCCTGCCACTTCTCCTTCCCCCAGAGCTGGGAGCCATCTCATCATGCCCAGGTCCACTGGCGCTTGGGACACTTCCATTCCCAGCGCTATTTGTTCATTTGCTGCTGGAACTTGACACACATTGACCAGGATTTCCAGGGGCGAGTCTCTCTggccagagaggaggggcagccgtACACAGCTTCCATCCGCATAGTGGCCCTCAGGGAATCTGATACCCAGCTTTACTTCTGTCGTGTCTCCGTGGAGACAAAAGAGGGCAAAAAGGAGTGGCAGACCATCCATGGGACCAACCTGACAGTCACAG CAGCCCAGCATCCCCCAAAGAGACAGAATGACACCACACCACCCGCCCTCAGCCTCCATGCAGGGGTGTTGACCGGAGCCGTCCTGCTTGGAGCTGTCCTCCTTCTGGGTCTGGCGATCCTCCTCCTTGCCCGGGGAAAAG GGCAGCAGCCAtcgaggagcaggaggaggaagggcccGATGGCCAGGCGCTCCGCTGCAGAG GAGTCCAAGCCTCCCTTCGCGAGAAGCCGCTTCTGCCGGCTCCTGGGGAGCCAGGCCTGGTCTACGCCAGCTTGGTGCTGCCCGACGCCCTCGACAGGAAGAGGCCCTGGGGCACAGCCCACACACCCGAGGAAGAGAGCCCTTACGCGGCCGTCCAGCACTGAGAAAGCAGCCACCCACcgggaagaggagggggctcCTCGGCGCTGTCCTGACGGGAGCCGGGGAGGGAGCTGCTTTCTGGGCCCGGCTGACCCGCCTggcagggctgtcaaggaaagGGCCAGCTGTGCCTGTGCAGGAGGGCGGGGGAGGGCCCTCCACAACAGCTCCCCACCCAGAGTCTGTGGTCATTAA
- the LOC143825836 gene encoding paired immunoglobulin-like type 2 receptor alpha isoform X3 codes for MERQSGEAQSAGCVCEQQYQVCQPLQLSAMANESVTLPCHFSFPQSWEPSHHAQVHWRLGHFHSQRYLFICCWNLTHIDQDFQGRVSLAREEGQPYTASIRIVALRESDTQLYFCRVSVETKEGKKEWQTIHGTNLTVTAAQHPPKRQNDTTPPALSLHAGVLTGAVLLGAVLLLGLAILLLARGKGQQPSRSRRRKGPMARRSAAEESKPPFARSRFCRLLGSQAWSTPAWCCPTPSTGRGPGAQPTHPRKRALTRPSSTEKAATHREEEGAPRRCPDGSRGGSCFLGPADPPGRAVKERASCACAGGRGRALHNSSPPRVCGH; via the exons ATGGAACGCCAGTCAGGAGAAGCACAGTCAG CTGgctgtgtctgtgagcagcaatATCAAGTGTGCCAGCCCCTCCAGCTCTCTGCCATGGCCAATGAGTCCGTCACTCTGCCCTGCCACTTCTCCTTCCCCCAGAGCTGGGAGCCATCTCATCATGCCCAGGTCCACTGGCGCTTGGGACACTTCCATTCCCAGCGCTATTTGTTCATTTGCTGCTGGAACTTGACACACATTGACCAGGATTTCCAGGGGCGAGTCTCTCTggccagagaggaggggcagccgtACACAGCTTCCATCCGCATAGTGGCCCTCAGGGAATCTGATACCCAGCTTTACTTCTGTCGTGTCTCCGTGGAGACAAAAGAGGGCAAAAAGGAGTGGCAGACCATCCATGGGACCAACCTGACAGTCACAG CAGCCCAGCATCCCCCAAAGAGACAGAATGACACCACACCACCCGCCCTCAGCCTCCATGCAGGGGTGTTGACCGGAGCCGTCCTGCTTGGAGCTGTCCTCCTTCTGGGTCTGGCGATCCTCCTCCTTGCCCGGGGAAAAG GGCAGCAGCCAtcgaggagcaggaggaggaagggcccGATGGCCAGGCGCTCCGCTGCAGAG GAGTCCAAGCCTCCCTTCGCGAGAAGCCGCTTCTGCCGGCTCCTGGGGAGCCAGGCCTGGTCTACGCCAGCTTGGTGCTGCCCGACGCCCTCGACAGGAAGAGGCCCTGGGGCACAGCCCACACACCCGAGGAAGAGAGCCCTTACGCGGCCGTCCAGCACTGAGAAAGCAGCCACCCACcgggaagaggagggggctcCTCGGCGCTGTCCTGACGGGAGCCGGGGAGGGAGCTGCTTTCTGGGCCCGGCTGACCCGCCTggcagggctgtcaaggaaagGGCCAGCTGTGCCTGTGCAGGAGGGCGGGGGAGGGCCCTCCACAACAGCTCCCCACCCAGAGTCTGTGGTCATTAA
- the LOC143825836 gene encoding uncharacterized protein LOC143825836 isoform X5, producing MWLALILLTQILHREILIPAEGQSPEPKVQLVKSKWPLKDCQGMERQSGEAQSAGCVCEQQYQVCQPLQLSAMANESVTLPCHFSFPQSWEPSHHAQVHWRLGHFHSQRYLFICCWNLTHIDQDFQGRVSLAREEGQPYTASIRIVALRESDTQLYFCRVSVETKEGKKEWQTIHGTNLTVTGHGQKRTEARAAAIEEQEEEGPDGQALRCRGVQASLREKPLLPAPGEPGLVYASLVLPDALDRKRPWGTAHTPEEESPYAAVQH from the exons ATGTGGCTAGCCCTGATCCTGCTGACTCAGATCCTGCACAGAG AGATCTTGATCCCAGCTGAAGGTCAGTCCCCAGAGCCAAAAGTCCAGCTGGTCAAGAGCAAATGGCCCCTGAAGGATTGCCAAGGCATGGAACGCCAGTCAGGAGAAGCACAGTCAG CTGgctgtgtctgtgagcagcaatATCAAGTGTGCCAGCCCCTCCAGCTCTCTGCCATGGCCAATGAGTCCGTCACTCTGCCCTGCCACTTCTCCTTCCCCCAGAGCTGGGAGCCATCTCATCATGCCCAGGTCCACTGGCGCTTGGGACACTTCCATTCCCAGCGCTATTTGTTCATTTGCTGCTGGAACTTGACACACATTGACCAGGATTTCCAGGGGCGAGTCTCTCTggccagagaggaggggcagccgtACACAGCTTCCATCCGCATAGTGGCCCTCAGGGAATCTGATACCCAGCTTTACTTCTGTCGTGTCTCCGTGGAGACAAAAGAGGGCAAAAAGGAGTGGCAGACCATCCATGGGACCAACCTGACAGTCACAG GTCATGGCCAAAAGAGAACAGAAGCCCG GGCAGCAGCCAtcgaggagcaggaggaggaagggcccGATGGCCAGGCGCTCCGCTGCAGAG GAGTCCAAGCCTCCCTTCGCGAGAAGCCGCTTCTGCCGGCTCCTGGGGAGCCAGGCCTGGTCTACGCCAGCTTGGTGCTGCCCGACGCCCTCGACAGGAAGAGGCCCTGGGGCACAGCCCACACACCCGAGGAAGAGAGCCCTTACGCGGCCGTCCAGCACTGA